One window from the genome of Acidobacteriota bacterium encodes:
- the pssA gene encoding CDP-diacylglycerol--serine O-phosphatidyltransferase, whose amino-acid sequence MTQGMPAGRFDRNGRKARRGTYLLPSLITVGNLFCGYACVMYAMRGDLTTAAPFIGVAVVLDMLDGRIARLTGTTSAFGVEFDSLADVVSFGLAPAVLASAWGLSELGRWGWAAGFLYVAAAAIRLARFNIQTGTQTDKAYFVGMPSPAAAGVPAATIFFYPYPLMGKMEAMAAIAVVVIPAILMVSTIRFRSFKTINFGWERSYIKLFVFAALLVFIATEPSWALVIIAYSYLASAFVGMALTRLRGRRPALPPEA is encoded by the coding sequence ATGACCCAGGGAATGCCCGCCGGTCGATTTGACCGAAACGGGCGGAAAGCCAGGCGGGGCACGTATCTGCTGCCCAGTCTGATTACCGTTGGCAACTTGTTTTGCGGCTACGCCTGCGTGATGTACGCGATGCGTGGCGACCTCACAACAGCCGCGCCGTTTATCGGTGTGGCGGTGGTGCTGGACATGCTCGACGGTCGGATCGCACGGCTGACTGGCACGACCAGCGCGTTTGGCGTCGAGTTCGATTCTCTGGCCGACGTGGTGTCATTCGGCCTGGCCCCGGCAGTGCTGGCGTCGGCCTGGGGGCTCTCCGAACTCGGGCGTTGGGGATGGGCCGCAGGCTTTTTGTATGTGGCGGCCGCGGCGATTCGTCTGGCGCGCTTCAACATCCAGACCGGGACCCAAACCGACAAGGCGTACTTCGTCGGGATGCCCAGTCCCGCGGCAGCCGGCGTGCCGGCGGCGACGATCTTCTTTTACCCGTACCCGCTGATGGGGAAGATGGAGGCGATGGCGGCGATCGCGGTTGTGGTCATTCCGGCCATCCTGATGGTCAGCACCATTCGGTTTCGCAGTTTCAAGACGATCAACTTCGGATGGGAGCGGTCGTACATCAAGCTCTTTGTCTTCGCGGCACTGCTGGTGTTTATCGCCACCGAGCCCAGTTGGGCGCTCGTCATCATCGCCTACAGCTATTTAGCTTCGGCGTTTGTCGGTATGGCGCTCACGCGCCTCCGCGGGCGTCGTCCGGCCCTGCCACCGGAAGCCTGA
- a CDS encoding HAMP domain-containing protein, translating to MLSSPVRLLALALAAAIVIATGGAAWELVRFGSNQDTASQQLQAEVRARLDHSAGQLRAAAAQVAANATLIDAATADRDRIAELFAALPASPDAALTVYVPTGTGTFRVLAWNDGPAEDLEVPASVLEAPGLFVAQGTLGLRLVAWHPVLVDSRRVGVVAAEQVLSTTGGLHPSLAEYHLQTSFGPVQVVPSNVDPPAAADTIKPTVLSAKNTALLDIIFAPAELDDARREFRRRVLLAGILPLVGALLILAAGLVQSPRRSLQLGAPLLVIVAGGLFVWIGSMAGLPLVGVTAIGALTAVGLTLTLPVASWWRSAARRQMSGGSSLVMWSEFLGGGLLTAAVLWLTFWALDRQLTAVGYDRLASPLFPPNGAVLAAHAARHLLAFASVWAVATMLAQSAERWRVSWRRPLVAVLASGAWVVPTAIGALPNPWSPLPTPALIGVAAVAALFALSGVGLRHFYRHASPSSRLLALCAAAVIPATIWYPIVAFSANRSTERQIESVYAPTTMGLPEQLRSELERATEAVDRLPDLSALLVQPSGEPRSPSSDAAFLVWSQTGLSRSRLTSALELYGPDGQLVSRFALNVPDYGIDRSSTEIRCKWDTYGEVTSFGAREQATLHAERSLCDATGRSSGSVVIHVLFDYRALPFISAINPYDDLLRRASQSPQTGPHGVQTVVYGWGRQATFTSGRTAWSLDQGLLSQIERSRTPFWIARATDTDTFRVFFANDRAGIYAFGYPIPRVFDHLTKLAESTVLAALLFVGLFVISTFVASIAGRRVAPLRALIFEFRTSFYRKLFLYFVFTAVVPVLVFAFSFSAYMSDKLRGDVETEALTAATIARRVLEDTIALQEVPPTDDILVWIGQVINQDVNLFDGPRLRATSQRDLFESGLLPERTPASAYRAVALERRPSFAGEDRAGSFSYLVAAAPVPALGRHAVLSVPLALRQQEIEREITDLNRGVLLGAVLVILLAAFIGASVARRVSDPVERLTRATQQIAAGEFNVRIVADTADELRRLVNDFNGMAATLREQRAELGRAHELKAWADMSRQVAHDIKNPLTPIQLAAEHLQRVHVDQGRPLGAVFDQCVGTVLKQVKLLRQLANDFSSFAAVPVPKLERVPLAALLHEVVEPYLAGLASHTEISIDVTPDAPDARADRTLLARALTNLIENALQAMPSGGRVTLSAAPDEADRVRVTCADNGIGMTSDAAERAFEPHFSTKTGGSGLGLANARQNIASCGGTITLESAPGQGTTVTVRLPVAGPDDARGGA from the coding sequence GTGCTCTCCTCGCCTGTTCGCCTTCTCGCCCTGGCTCTTGCAGCCGCCATCGTCATCGCGACGGGGGGGGCGGCGTGGGAGCTTGTCCGTTTCGGCTCAAACCAGGACACGGCTTCTCAACAGCTTCAGGCCGAGGTGCGGGCGCGCCTGGACCACAGCGCCGGCCAATTGCGCGCAGCTGCAGCACAGGTGGCGGCCAACGCTACACTCATCGACGCCGCCACTGCCGACCGGGACCGGATTGCCGAGTTGTTTGCGGCCCTGCCCGCCTCGCCTGATGCCGCGCTGACCGTATATGTCCCAACCGGCACGGGGACGTTCCGTGTCCTTGCGTGGAACGACGGCCCCGCCGAAGACCTGGAGGTGCCCGCCTCCGTGCTGGAGGCGCCTGGGCTGTTTGTGGCCCAGGGCACGCTGGGGCTGCGGTTGGTCGCGTGGCATCCGGTCCTGGTTGATTCACGGCGCGTGGGCGTGGTGGCGGCGGAGCAGGTGCTGTCCACGACGGGAGGGTTGCACCCCAGCCTCGCCGAGTACCACCTGCAGACCTCGTTCGGTCCGGTCCAGGTGGTGCCGTCGAACGTCGACCCGCCAGCTGCCGCTGACACGATCAAGCCGACGGTGCTCTCCGCCAAGAACACGGCGCTGCTGGATATTATCTTTGCCCCGGCGGAACTCGACGACGCGCGCAGGGAATTCCGTCGCAGGGTGCTGCTCGCCGGCATCCTGCCGCTCGTGGGCGCGCTGCTCATCCTCGCGGCGGGTCTGGTGCAGAGCCCCCGGCGCAGCCTTCAGCTCGGCGCCCCACTGCTTGTGATCGTCGCGGGTGGTCTGTTTGTCTGGATTGGCTCGATGGCCGGTCTGCCGCTGGTCGGCGTCACCGCGATTGGCGCTCTGACGGCCGTCGGCCTCACGCTCACGCTGCCGGTGGCTTCGTGGTGGCGGTCCGCAGCCCGCCGCCAGATGTCTGGTGGTTCGAGCCTCGTCATGTGGTCGGAGTTTCTCGGCGGAGGACTCCTGACGGCGGCCGTCCTCTGGCTCACCTTCTGGGCCCTTGATCGCCAGTTGACCGCCGTCGGATACGACCGCCTGGCGTCGCCATTGTTCCCGCCAAACGGCGCGGTGCTCGCCGCACATGCCGCGCGCCACCTGCTCGCGTTTGCCAGCGTCTGGGCCGTGGCCACGATGCTGGCACAGTCGGCCGAGCGATGGCGTGTGTCGTGGAGGCGACCGCTCGTCGCGGTCCTGGCCAGCGGCGCCTGGGTGGTGCCGACCGCGATCGGCGCACTGCCCAACCCCTGGTCACCCCTGCCCACACCTGCGCTGATCGGCGTCGCCGCAGTCGCCGCGCTGTTTGCGTTGTCGGGTGTCGGCTTGCGGCACTTCTATCGCCACGCGTCCCCCTCCTCCCGGCTCCTGGCGCTGTGCGCCGCCGCTGTCATCCCGGCGACGATCTGGTATCCGATTGTCGCGTTCTCTGCCAATCGCAGCACCGAGCGCCAGATTGAGTCGGTGTACGCGCCCACGACCATGGGGCTGCCTGAGCAACTCCGGTCGGAACTTGAAAGAGCCACCGAAGCCGTGGATCGGCTGCCGGATCTTTCTGCGCTGCTCGTCCAGCCGTCGGGTGAACCCCGGAGTCCTTCATCGGACGCCGCCTTTCTCGTGTGGAGTCAGACGGGACTGTCACGATCGCGCCTCACATCTGCGCTTGAGCTGTATGGCCCCGATGGACAGCTTGTCAGCCGATTCGCGCTGAACGTGCCGGACTACGGCATCGACCGATCGTCCACCGAAATCCGCTGCAAATGGGACACCTACGGTGAAGTCACCTCGTTCGGTGCCCGCGAGCAGGCGACGCTCCATGCCGAGCGCAGTCTCTGCGACGCCACGGGGCGCTCATCGGGGTCGGTCGTCATCCACGTCCTGTTCGACTACCGCGCGTTGCCGTTCATCTCGGCGATTAACCCCTACGACGACCTGCTCCGGAGGGCGAGTCAATCGCCGCAGACCGGGCCGCACGGTGTGCAAACTGTGGTCTATGGGTGGGGCCGGCAGGCCACGTTTACCTCAGGCAGGACGGCGTGGTCACTCGACCAGGGCCTGCTCAGCCAGATTGAGCGCTCGCGCACCCCCTTCTGGATTGCACGAGCCACAGACACCGACACGTTCCGGGTATTCTTCGCGAACGATCGCGCCGGCATCTATGCGTTCGGGTATCCGATTCCGCGTGTGTTCGATCACCTCACAAAATTGGCAGAGAGCACCGTGCTGGCCGCCCTGCTGTTCGTCGGGCTGTTTGTCATCAGCACCTTCGTCGCCTCGATCGCGGGCCGCCGGGTGGCGCCTCTGCGCGCGTTGATCTTCGAATTCCGCACCAGTTTTTATCGCAAGCTGTTTCTGTACTTCGTGTTCACGGCCGTGGTGCCCGTCCTGGTGTTTGCGTTCTCGTTCAGCGCCTACATGAGCGACAAACTCAGGGGCGACGTCGAAACCGAGGCCCTGACCGCCGCCACCATTGCGCGCCGTGTGCTTGAAGACACGATCGCGCTGCAGGAAGTGCCGCCAACCGACGACATCCTCGTCTGGATCGGGCAGGTCATCAACCAGGACGTGAACCTGTTTGACGGCCCGCGCCTGCGCGCGACATCACAACGCGATCTCTTTGAGTCGGGCTTGCTGCCAGAGCGCACGCCCGCAAGCGCCTACCGGGCCGTGGCACTCGAGCGGCGTCCCTCGTTCGCTGGTGAAGACCGCGCGGGCTCGTTCAGCTATCTCGTGGCAGCCGCGCCTGTCCCCGCGCTCGGCCGCCATGCCGTGCTCAGTGTGCCGCTGGCCCTGCGCCAGCAGGAAATCGAACGGGAGATTACCGATCTCAACCGGGGCGTCCTGCTCGGCGCGGTGCTGGTCATCCTGCTTGCGGCGTTTATCGGCGCCTCGGTCGCGCGGCGCGTCTCAGATCCAGTTGAGCGGCTGACACGTGCCACCCAGCAGATCGCCGCGGGTGAATTTAATGTGCGGATCGTCGCCGACACCGCCGACGAACTCCGGCGGCTGGTGAACGACTTCAATGGCATGGCCGCCACCCTGCGCGAGCAACGCGCGGAACTGGGCCGCGCGCACGAACTGAAGGCGTGGGCCGACATGTCGCGGCAGGTGGCGCATGACATCAAGAACCCCCTGACGCCCATACAGCTTGCGGCCGAACATCTGCAGCGAGTGCACGTGGACCAGGGCCGCCCCCTCGGCGCCGTGTTCGATCAATGCGTCGGCACCGTGCTCAAACAAGTCAAGTTGCTCCGCCAGTTGGCCAACGACTTTTCGTCGTTTGCGGCGGTGCCGGTGCCGAAACTCGAGCGCGTTCCGCTCGCGGCCCTTCTTCACGAGGTGGTGGAACCGTATCTCGCGGGCCTCGCCTCGCACACCGAAATCTCGATCGATGTGACGCCTGACGCTCCCGACGCGCGCGCCGATCGCACGCTGCTGGCCCGGGCGCTCACCAACCTCATTGAAAATGCGCTGCAAGCCATGCCCTCAGGCGGGCGCGTCACACTCTCAGCCGCGCCAGACGAGGCAGACCGCGTGCGGGTGACGTGTGCAGACAACGGCATCGGGATGACCAGTGACGCCGCCGAACGCGCGTTCGAACCCCATTTCTCGACCAAGACAGGCGGATCGGGCCTGGGCCTGGCCAACGCCCGGCAGAACATCGCGTCATGCGGCGGAACGATTACGCTCGAAAGCGCCCCGGGCCAGGGCACGACCGTGACGGTCAGGCTTCCGGTGGCAGGGCCGGACGACGCCCGCGGAGGCGCGTGA
- a CDS encoding PLP-dependent aminotransferase family protein → MTNFDSFLSRAGETMQESAIRKMGSMLADSRDLVSFAPGYPAEAAFAWDDFRAIADDVLSSRRETVLQYGATRGYRPLLESITGLMAERGIRAPVEQLVVTNGSQQGLDLTARVLLDRGDVVLVELPTYTGAISAFRGVGAELVGVRQDADGCDLDALDATLVRLRAEGRRVKFFYTVPNFQNPTGLLVGLDKRRRLLEWAERRDVLVVEDDPYRDLYFTDVTEEADTRALAADDTTGRVIYMSSFSKTLAPAFRVAWLSAAPELVGRFELAKQASDLCSGALGQQIVNEACRRGVLARQLPRLRALYREKRDVMVDELTRACGDVLTWDMPRGGFFLWARLREPIDGDSLLPMALARGVIYVAGSAFFVSGTERQFIRLSFSSPPADRIHEGVRRLADALSDARAAAPAAAASQAAR, encoded by the coding sequence ATGACGAACTTCGATTCGTTTCTATCGCGCGCGGGCGAGACGATGCAGGAGTCGGCGATTCGCAAGATGGGTTCGATGCTTGCCGATTCCCGCGACCTGGTGTCGTTTGCTCCCGGGTATCCGGCGGAGGCGGCGTTTGCGTGGGATGACTTCCGCGCCATCGCCGATGATGTGTTGTCGAGCCGGCGCGAGACGGTCCTGCAGTACGGCGCGACCCGGGGGTACCGGCCGCTGCTTGAATCCATCACAGGGCTCATGGCCGAGCGGGGTATTCGCGCGCCAGTGGAGCAGTTGGTGGTCACCAACGGTTCTCAGCAGGGCCTGGACCTCACCGCACGGGTGCTGCTCGATCGCGGCGATGTCGTGTTGGTTGAACTGCCGACTTACACCGGTGCCATTTCTGCGTTCCGTGGCGTGGGCGCCGAACTGGTGGGCGTACGGCAGGACGCCGACGGCTGTGACCTTGACGCGCTGGACGCCACGTTGGTGCGTCTACGGGCCGAGGGACGGCGCGTGAAGTTCTTCTACACCGTCCCGAATTTCCAGAACCCAACAGGCTTGCTGGTCGGCCTCGACAAACGCAGACGCCTGCTCGAGTGGGCCGAACGCCGCGATGTGCTGGTGGTTGAAGACGATCCGTATCGGGACTTGTATTTCACCGATGTCACCGAGGAGGCCGACACGCGGGCGCTGGCCGCTGATGACACCACGGGCCGCGTGATCTACATGAGCAGTTTTTCCAAGACGCTGGCGCCGGCCTTTCGCGTCGCCTGGCTCAGCGCGGCTCCTGAATTGGTCGGCCGGTTTGAATTGGCGAAGCAGGCCAGCGACTTGTGCAGCGGCGCGCTGGGGCAGCAGATCGTCAACGAAGCCTGCCGCCGCGGTGTGCTTGCGCGCCAGTTGCCGCGGTTGCGCGCCCTCTACCGTGAGAAACGTGACGTCATGGTGGACGAATTGACCCGTGCGTGCGGCGACGTGCTCACGTGGGACATGCCGCGCGGTGGATTCTTCCTGTGGGCGCGCCTCCGTGAGCCCATCGACGGCGACTCGCTCTTGCCGATGGCGCTCGCGCGGGGCGTGATCTACGTGGCAGGGAGCGCGTTTTTTGTGTCGGGGACCGAGCGGCAGTTCATCCGGCTGTCATTTTCGTCGCCGCCAGCCGATCGGATTCATGAAGGCGTGCGACGACTTGCAGACGCGCTCAGCGACGCACGGGCGGCAGCGCCAGCAGCAGCGGCGTCCCAGGCGGCGCGGTAA
- a CDS encoding PQQ-binding-like beta-propeller repeat protein has protein sequence MSITRAAFRLAAPLFSAALVVAAAPDPVWPMDTVWTRPFPFGDQFSIAVGETRLLVVEPTQMTAHAWKDGASTWISDLDATVTPVIDEGRVFIAAEEQVHALSEMTGVLAWRLPTGPLSIAPTARSGWLIVASETGTLTGVNASLGRVVWKTEIGMALTTPVSIDGDLVVAALADGRVTGWRVTDGSSRWETKIGTRPAQVLAAAGRVFIAGTDGRLISLRQRDGRQEWDYPFGMPVVGRLAVDDRHIYATTIDNSVRGHTFNGHQKWRNPVDARVVDGLIADAGRIFVPQSNGEIAIFTSAGEPAGRLPGAEDASVLGGLASSGTGAGLRMAIINSAASELTVTAYQPTGLPATVAVTAPPGTPLLLALPPVRR, from the coding sequence GTGAGCATCACTCGCGCGGCCTTCCGGCTCGCCGCGCCCCTCTTCTCAGCGGCCCTTGTCGTTGCGGCGGCTCCCGACCCGGTGTGGCCGATGGACACCGTGTGGACGCGCCCCTTCCCCTTTGGCGATCAATTTTCGATCGCCGTCGGGGAGACTCGCCTGCTGGTCGTGGAACCGACTCAAATGACGGCGCATGCCTGGAAAGACGGCGCGTCGACCTGGATCAGCGACCTCGATGCCACCGTGACACCGGTGATCGATGAAGGCCGGGTGTTCATCGCAGCCGAAGAGCAGGTGCACGCGTTGTCCGAGATGACTGGCGTGCTCGCATGGCGTCTGCCCACCGGACCGCTGTCGATCGCCCCGACCGCACGGTCGGGCTGGCTCATCGTGGCCAGCGAGACAGGCACGTTGACCGGCGTGAACGCGTCGCTGGGCCGTGTCGTGTGGAAGACGGAAATCGGCATGGCGCTGACCACGCCAGTGTCCATTGACGGCGACCTCGTGGTGGCGGCGTTGGCGGACGGCCGGGTCACCGGTTGGCGCGTGACCGACGGCAGTTCGCGCTGGGAAACGAAGATCGGCACCCGTCCGGCGCAGGTGCTTGCTGCGGCGGGCCGCGTCTTCATCGCCGGTACGGATGGCCGCCTCATCAGCCTGCGGCAGCGCGACGGACGCCAGGAGTGGGACTACCCGTTCGGGATGCCCGTCGTCGGCCGGCTGGCCGTGGACGACCGCCACATCTACGCCACGACCATCGACAACTCGGTGCGCGGGCATACGTTCAACGGGCATCAGAAATGGCGCAACCCCGTGGACGCCCGGGTGGTGGACGGCTTAATCGCAGATGCCGGACGAATTTTTGTCCCGCAGTCCAATGGAGAGATCGCGATATTCACGAGCGCCGGCGAACCCGCCGGTCGACTTCCCGGAGCGGAAGACGCCAGCGTGCTCGGCGGCCTGGCCTCGTCGGGCACTGGCGCCGGACTCCGGATGGCGATCATCAACTCCGCCGCGTCGGAGCTGACGGTGACGGCCTATCAGCCCACGGGCCTGCCGGCGACGGTGGCGGTTACCGCGCCGCCTGGGACGCCGCTGCTGCTGGCGCTGCCGCCCGTGCGTCGCTGA